The stretch of DNA TGGTATTCGTGAACCTGTTTCTGGATCTCTCTTTACGGAAACAATATTATTTCTGGATGCCATTATTCCTGCTTCTGCAGCTAGGTTTTGCTTTTACCCGATCTGAGGAAGCGGCATCTGTTGATGAATGGTTATACAATGGCGGTCCTTATAAGTTAGTGTTTTACGCCTTACTTGGTGTAGCTTGTTACATGGGTCGTAAATGGGAACTTAGTTTCCGTCTGGGTATGCGCCCTTGGATCGCTGTTGCATATTCAGCTCCTGTTGTGCTACCGCTGTTTCTTGATCTATCAATTGGTCAAGGAAGTTTTCTGATAGGTATGCCCCTAGGAATCTCTGGTACTTTCAACTTCATGATTGTCGGGCTGAACACAACATCCTTATGCATCCGTTTACACATGTTAGGCGTAGCTGGTATTCAGCGGCTCCTATTCAGTGCTATGCAT from Gossypium arboreum isolate Shixiya-1 unplaced genomic scaffold, ASM2569848v2 Contig01003, whole genome shotgun sequence encodes:
- the LOC128289275 gene encoding photosystem II protein D1-like, encoding MDEESLMNPPVSELGFAFTRSEEAASVDEWLYNGGPYKLVFYALLGVACYMGRKWELSFRLGMRPWIAVAYSAPVVLPLFLDLSIGQGSFLIGMPLGISGTFNFMIVGLNTTSLCIRLHMLGVAGIQRLLFSAMHGSLLLGLLVVSGSPLWVLALWLS